A stretch of Pseudoclavibacter chungangensis DNA encodes these proteins:
- a CDS encoding NAD(P)-dependent oxidoreductase — MNVLVIGANGATGSRIVRRALDAGHDVTAMVRRADAVTDPRATRVVADPLVARELAEHARECDAVISALGVRSLGAATLARRSAEALVAAHELGTPSRTIIVSALGVGESADIVSPFARLLYRTAMRNVFADKAAAEVLVRASSLDWTLVYPGTLRNRPLRAYTATDLDALSNVPGMPVSTRDSVADFVVRAAADGGWSRRTVVLRDE; from the coding sequence GTGAACGTCCTCGTCATCGGCGCCAACGGCGCCACGGGCAGCCGAATCGTCCGACGCGCACTGGATGCGGGGCACGACGTCACGGCGATGGTGCGTCGGGCGGACGCCGTCACCGATCCCCGGGCGACCCGCGTGGTCGCCGATCCGCTCGTCGCGCGCGAGCTCGCCGAGCACGCACGGGAGTGCGATGCCGTCATCAGCGCCCTCGGAGTCCGCTCGCTCGGCGCAGCGACGCTCGCCCGACGGAGCGCCGAGGCGCTCGTCGCGGCGCACGAGCTCGGCACCCCGTCCCGCACCATCATCGTCTCGGCCCTCGGTGTCGGAGAGTCTGCCGACATCGTCTCCCCGTTCGCCCGCCTGCTGTATCGCACGGCGATGCGGAACGTGTTCGCCGACAAGGCGGCCGCAGAGGTGCTCGTGCGCGCGAGCTCGCTCGACTGGACCCTCGTCTACCCCGGAACCCTGCGCAACCGACCACTGCGCGCCTACACGGCCACCGACCTCGACGCGCTCTCGAACGTGCCCGGCATGCCCGTGTCCACACGGGACAGCGTCGCGGACTTCGTGGTCCGGGCCGCCGCCGACGGCGGCTGGTCGCGTCGAACCGTGGTCCTCCGGGACGAGTGA
- a CDS encoding TetR family transcriptional regulator produces the protein MRSARLKLHVQYDTQFQTCYREFIMLRSSRGPREIARMAVRAHVIDVAIGLFVDNGYDETTIDTICDEAGISRSTFFRLFPGKAALVASNATRFGERVADALAERPDGEPIWDSLRRALDPLVDAYATQPRAFELARLAADLPVVGAREHDKLGEWIELLRLEVARRIGVDVRDDADPRADAIIAAMVGAIHTSMTYWARSAGERSLSALLDAAMSPLGGGAPGPNVGHVPASIAGRGSAPDRSRSL, from the coding sequence GTGCGATCAGCTCGACTGAAACTGCATGTCCAGTATGACACTCAGTTCCAAACTTGCTATCGTGAGTTCATCATGTTGCGCTCGTCGAGGGGTCCACGGGAGATCGCGCGAATGGCCGTGCGCGCGCACGTCATCGATGTCGCGATCGGTCTGTTCGTCGACAACGGCTACGACGAGACGACGATCGACACGATCTGCGACGAGGCCGGGATCTCTCGTAGTACGTTCTTCCGCCTCTTCCCGGGGAAGGCCGCGTTGGTCGCGAGCAATGCGACACGATTCGGTGAGCGTGTGGCGGATGCGCTCGCGGAGCGGCCCGACGGCGAACCGATCTGGGATTCCCTCAGGCGTGCGCTCGATCCGCTGGTGGACGCCTACGCCACGCAACCGCGCGCGTTCGAACTCGCGCGACTCGCCGCGGATCTTCCCGTAGTGGGCGCCCGTGAGCACGACAAGCTCGGAGAGTGGATCGAACTGCTCCGTCTGGAGGTGGCGCGTCGGATCGGTGTGGACGTCCGTGACGATGCCGATCCGCGCGCCGACGCGATCATCGCGGCGATGGTCGGGGCGATTCACACGTCCATGACGTACTGGGCTCGCAGCGCGGGGGAGCGGTCGCTGAGTGCGTTGCTCGATGCCGCCATGTCGCCATTGGGCGGAGGTGCCCCCGGTCCGAACGTCGGGCACGTGCCTGCTTCGATCGCGGGGAGAGGGTCCGCGCCAGACCGTTCGCGAAGCCTTTAG
- a CDS encoding HNH endonuclease family protein, with the protein MLICEGPVFRDGSDCVVERGTLLDPYTGSTIAFQRGQATSSAVQIDHIVPLAAAWTGGANTWDDAAREAFANDPANLQAVDGASNGAKGQMLPGEWMPPNAAFACT; encoded by the coding sequence ATGCTCATCTGTGAAGGGCCCGTCTTCCGCGACGGGAGCGATTGCGTCGTCGAGCGCGGCACGCTGCTCGACCCGTACACGGGCTCGACCATAGCGTTCCAGCGGGGCCAGGCAACGAGCAGTGCCGTGCAGATCGATCACATCGTGCCCCTCGCCGCGGCATGGACCGGTGGCGCGAACACGTGGGACGACGCGGCGCGGGAGGCGTTCGCCAACGATCCCGCGAATCTGCAGGCCGTCGACGGCGCATCCAACGGTGCGAAGGGGCAGATGCTCCCGGGCGAGTGGATGCCGCCGAACGCCGCGTTCGCGTGCACCTAG
- a CDS encoding D-isomer specific 2-hydroxyacid dehydrogenase family protein has product MTEQQDRPPLRPRLASAPVVLPPERRPEPGGISIIPDTEREAFADAVTGAGGEVVPLGDRTRGIVCLDNDDVDGLLAALKANPAVSWVQLPFAGIDTFAASLVPFAERGVVFTSAKGAYAQPVAEHALALTLATLRSLPDRARATSWGPKAGITLYGAEVVIVGAGGIALELIELLRPFGCRTTIVRHSAEPVASADRTVQDDRLDEVLATADVVVLAAAATAETRGLIGAAQFAAMPETAVLVNIGRGPLVDTDALVAALDAGAIYGAGIDVTDPQPLPDGHPLYSHARSIVTPHSADTPDMVRPLLRERVAENVTAFLGGGGFVGLADPARGY; this is encoded by the coding sequence ATGACCGAGCAGCAGGATCGGCCGCCGCTGCGGCCGCGCCTCGCGAGTGCGCCCGTCGTGTTGCCGCCCGAGCGGCGGCCCGAGCCAGGTGGCATCTCGATCATCCCGGACACCGAACGCGAGGCGTTCGCGGACGCAGTGACGGGCGCCGGGGGCGAGGTCGTCCCACTCGGCGACCGGACGCGCGGCATCGTCTGCCTCGACAACGACGACGTGGACGGCCTGCTCGCCGCGCTCAAGGCGAACCCCGCGGTGTCGTGGGTGCAGTTGCCGTTCGCCGGGATCGACACCTTCGCGGCGTCGCTCGTGCCGTTCGCGGAGCGTGGCGTCGTGTTCACGTCGGCGAAGGGCGCGTACGCGCAGCCCGTGGCGGAGCACGCGCTCGCGCTCACCCTCGCCACGCTGCGGAGCCTGCCCGACCGGGCGCGGGCGACGAGCTGGGGGCCGAAGGCGGGCATCACGCTGTACGGCGCCGAGGTCGTCATCGTCGGCGCGGGCGGGATCGCGCTCGAGCTCATCGAGCTGCTCCGACCGTTCGGTTGCCGGACGACGATCGTGCGCCACAGCGCCGAGCCCGTCGCGTCGGCGGATCGGACGGTACAGGACGACCGGCTCGACGAGGTGCTCGCGACGGCCGATGTGGTCGTGCTCGCGGCGGCTGCGACGGCCGAGACCCGCGGGCTCATCGGTGCGGCGCAGTTCGCTGCGATGCCCGAGACCGCGGTGCTCGTGAACATCGGGCGTGGCCCGCTCGTCGACACGGATGCGCTCGTCGCGGCACTCGACGCGGGGGCAATCTACGGTGCCGGCATCGACGTGACGGATCCGCAGCCGCTCCCGGACGGCCACCCGCTGTACTCGCACGCGCGTTCGATCGTGACGCCGCACTCGGCCGATACGCCCGACATGGTGCGGCCGCTGCTCCGCGAACGCGTCGCGGAGAACGTCACGGCGTTCCTCGGTGGTGGCGGATTCGTGGGGCTCGCCGATCCGGCGCGCGGGTACTGA
- a CDS encoding SDR family NAD(P)-dependent oxidoreductase produces the protein MSHDEHTPGKTIVITGSSDGIGRAAARDLAARGHHVVIVGRSPEKTAAVARELDCPSYLTDFARLDSVRELAGRLGTDLPRIDVLVNNAGGVFGPGRDVTVDGHEKTFQVDYLAPFLLTGMLLDQLVADRATVINTSSVANRLFGHVDLDDLESSRGPFDARRAYGTAKLEQILFTRELHRRYRAHGLASAAFHPGIIGSNFASAPGSALGRIYQNPLAKRLLGSPESGARTLVWLAENCPSPACPSGGYFARRRTARPAGQALDAAMARELWERSVRLSGLDHVLPKRHDTDATARTDGADA, from the coding sequence ATGAGCCATGACGAGCACACCCCCGGGAAGACGATCGTCATCACGGGATCCAGTGACGGGATCGGACGAGCCGCAGCCAGGGATCTCGCCGCGCGCGGCCACCACGTCGTGATCGTCGGCCGGTCGCCCGAGAAGACCGCTGCCGTCGCCCGCGAACTCGACTGCCCGTCATACCTCACCGACTTCGCGCGGCTCGACTCCGTCCGCGAGCTCGCTGGGCGACTCGGCACCGATCTTCCGCGGATCGACGTCCTCGTCAACAACGCCGGCGGCGTGTTCGGACCCGGACGCGACGTGACGGTCGACGGGCATGAGAAGACGTTCCAGGTCGACTACCTCGCACCGTTCCTGTTGACCGGAATGCTCCTCGACCAACTCGTGGCGGACCGGGCGACCGTGATCAACACCTCCAGTGTCGCGAACCGCCTCTTCGGTCATGTCGACCTCGACGACCTCGAATCCTCACGCGGACCGTTCGACGCCCGCAGGGCCTACGGCACCGCGAAACTCGAACAGATCCTGTTCACCCGCGAACTCCATCGCCGCTACCGAGCACACGGACTCGCGTCCGCCGCATTCCATCCGGGCATCATCGGCAGCAATTTCGCGTCCGCGCCCGGGTCCGCGCTCGGTCGGATATACCAGAATCCACTCGCCAAACGCCTTCTCGGCTCACCGGAGTCCGGCGCCCGGACCCTCGTGTGGCTTGCCGAGAACTGCCCGTCACCGGCGTGCCCCTCGGGGGGATACTTCGCCCGGCGCCGGACGGCCCGGCCCGCCGGGCAGGCGCTCGATGCCGCCATGGCACGTGAGCTCTGGGAACGATCGGTGCGCCTGAGCGGACTCGACCACGTGCTCCCGAAACGGCACGATACCGATGCGACGGCCCGCACGGACGGAGCGGACGCGTGA
- a CDS encoding ATP-binding cassette domain-containing protein produces the protein MDTVEQPTIVAEDLSIAYIERAAGRPHEALSGATFTVEHGGILGVVGTAGSGKTALGRVLSGRGDEGRDSWPFISGGSLHAAGLDLRYPSRADRRRLTLDIGYLAQESGDGLRNDLTVGENIAEPILSRDRSFERRRLGRAAAMLIDAVDLELGMLNKFPFELSRGQRQRVALAQALIVEPKVLIVDEPAQGVDIIARPALFTLLERINAARQCTMVILSHDLATVQRLTEDILVLDRGFVIARGRIDDVLAKPDHPYLLRMREARDFARAPLPGLVERDALLAVDRVADGLFGDFDAATVQAEAAELAEEKLVEQRPEFARFTKQGED, from the coding sequence GTGGACACCGTGGAGCAGCCGACGATCGTCGCCGAGGACCTGTCGATCGCCTACATCGAGCGCGCGGCCGGGCGACCGCACGAGGCGCTCTCGGGCGCGACGTTCACGGTCGAACACGGCGGGATCCTCGGTGTCGTGGGCACGGCGGGTTCGGGCAAGACCGCGCTCGGACGCGTGCTCTCGGGCCGGGGCGACGAGGGGCGCGACTCGTGGCCGTTCATCTCGGGCGGCTCGCTGCACGCGGCCGGGCTCGATCTGCGGTATCCGTCCCGCGCGGACCGACGGCGCCTGACGCTCGATATCGGCTATCTCGCGCAGGAGTCCGGTGACGGCCTGCGCAACGACCTCACGGTGGGCGAGAACATCGCCGAGCCGATCCTCTCGCGCGACCGCAGCTTCGAGCGGCGTCGCCTCGGCCGCGCGGCGGCCATGCTCATCGACGCGGTCGACCTCGAGCTCGGCATGCTCAACAAGTTCCCGTTCGAGCTCTCACGGGGTCAGCGGCAGCGTGTCGCGCTCGCGCAGGCGCTCATCGTCGAGCCGAAGGTGCTCATCGTCGACGAGCCCGCGCAGGGCGTCGACATCATCGCGCGCCCCGCGCTGTTCACGCTGCTCGAGCGCATCAACGCGGCGCGACAGTGCACGATGGTCATCCTGAGCCACGACCTCGCGACGGTGCAGCGACTCACCGAGGACATCCTCGTGCTCGACCGGGGCTTCGTCATCGCCCGTGGCCGCATCGACGACGTCCTCGCGAAGCCGGATCACCCGTACCTCCTGCGCATGCGTGAGGCGCGGGACTTCGCGCGTGCGCCGCTCCCGGGGCTCGTCGAGCGCGACGCGCTGCTCGCCGTGGACCGCGTCGCGGACGGCCTGTTCGGCGACTTCGACGCCGCGACGGTGCAGGCGGAGGCGGCGGAGCTCGCGGAGGAGAAGCTCGTCGAGCAGCGTCCCGAGTTCGCGCGGTTCACGAAACAGGGGGAGGACTGA